A single Opisthocomus hoazin isolate bOpiHoa1 chromosome 1, bOpiHoa1.hap1, whole genome shotgun sequence DNA region contains:
- the LOC142364028 gene encoding polycystin family receptor for egg jelly-like — protein MAALLLHLLLLLQLLGSCPRGLGAPAARLQPPPLRVTCRDPEARVSQRWDSKRRVSCLWSGTVMLRYRPTPGAQAEAGREAGPLSPPRCSWYFGSSWVTDTSRWSGQVAVPTGLPPSPAASVLLTVRCSSTSCPAPGCSHRNATVEVSAQDARLFVLWPQAQPLRARQPVELGWCSRLRSEGWQYRFSSPGGSPAALRLPSSQHRAPPPPAAYPTAELRRTCAAYHSYRLTVRYGHHGLHVASVSVEQVPQLNLSLSLQVQPGPLRLLSVRSRLLSVARQPLSLSWRLQPLTPRTLAYRLVDTQAVGGWLHSYGSFTLQSNFCAVPVTQSPGEVAVASMYFHVDGERFEELTGDLHLRNGTLSLTAGREAPTRVNLPLGKTTLSTHIVRYHHGTFYATRENNSPLSADGPNTHTVFYQHKELSYLLSIELVAFQWYKFNMHLYTNQKRALFRPLSERDLEVHVFSSGRPSLPQSFTYLVWFIPAQHPMLQCEWTFHLQLFGARRDHLLQNSTYTYNDHVRNATRLVRRSALPFDPDKYTGFAAKVDCTTSAHIPALLGVRVNNYAAKTVEAPVACHQQACHIQTVQIQKPVLHASVLRQKRATSFYLFVRLVVDCKVGIFIKPLWRIYSVPDTTTVPNWTQPINSSAMYGVDMIRLTVPSFTLDYGLYLFYFTVEVTPIRTTTVLRGSDQVYIQIERSDLQADIAGGTFRTVGFSDNWTLDGSASSDPDSQEGLKGITFTWYCTKEVSDYKNMKLSPGNRCHPAQRDLKWLTSSGPVQAVPPESLPGNTVYYFRLVIEKDTRRSYADQTVEVRPGSPLLLDVMCLENCGSTLIPTERFALSGKCLNCRTTSQPAYYWSLLSQNSTEISFDWSARTSTGRSGAYLSIHALTFTKTAHRSYVLLLKVTTWDGRSSIYRHAFQVNSPPTAGKCTISPRWGTAFLTKFVVQCSGFSDSNSPLTYKVIVASNVPKTTKVTSVEENTFGTILYFGYRPKTPPSFLPVGVPSQKYALTLYVQVHNSLGAFTQVTLQAHVQNPLNSRPLAVVFHELVASVNGLSAPMTSYLQTGDYLSAGYLAYVAASVLNYIKGPPTLQLPKAQFRESLIRTALNISVESMMEINQVVASLSQVTEEADEVNVTSQDLAIEKLTEVTGVLKVQRNESHWSEQAEIQTSGILRCLSNILRAALLHRRNINVSGVKQVFSIMENLTEIVFQGKVPGETETLLETKHWNITLKKDETWNLTNSFSTRNACRNCFYPSLKKGDYSGSPDDAVISTALYEFDENPFPWLGYTSEIATMILGFKMSETKANGDLLGIAPEGAEITIARKDKESSTFQLAMGPDKTQAYTTGGFSFEVNRNTKSIYIQILTKLKVAFEVLVFTGANVTRAHPIASFAAFHNMPTVASKNTTASADCNIKAPYIICLPESLLTATAQGSDTDTCNISIVLLAPYVVRYQTQRLVTIHIFSDQCLFLDGVQSLWREDTCRLGSLTDWQRVHCVCNMKRSRRSLSVHTGSNASSFSIRFLAAKVIVTPNTVDLGKTLIADVSKNPVTLLAVIFIFAVYFLLALWVMRKDRADRERQDKIIVLADNDPFDKVSFLVTLYTGSRWGAGTKADVFLQLIGQNGTSDVHCLRDPHFLSFQRGSTDCFLLTAKKDLGDICSFRVWHNNRGPSPSWYLSRAKVENMSTGKTWFFICRKWLSLDKGDHLLERTFSVTNPKTPLPKTDYFLINFANSLIQGHLWLSIFAHGLMGTFSRLQRLSSCLAILLLNLLVNIIFFNADKSEEAPKHLRYLRSITVGIECALLTQPVEMMIIALFKYSSKRPSPRGVAQTDPKANSPLLSGYLKNWKERLQKLYLSETSPQSRNISPSGNLPGASSHSQSPPHSRKMGSKGGAPQTWSNCTVSERDANVIETEEQTIIANSPPTPKVCQTRPPSNSDFSNNYAEEGGNFQKERKPLSITSMPFHKRPHTAFCWWCACLSWALVIAVTGVSSFFIVLYGLSYGYQTSLEWLLASAISFIENVCLLSVLKTSFFSAVSTIHPKYCENITWLTQGKYSESKFAKEMMSADEMQEVHLKLAKVRGTKQYKPLAADEIANMLKRAKLKVKAFTFIKGFTSHLVFLTLLLYFAYSTENANSFHYNRFIHNQLSPQLSSVDKPEHVYVWVKDSFLPLIHNDIQPTFLSESWSKIIGLPRMRQVRAKGTVKNCFRPHSFGNNSVISKSHCLHKYGSDIPEKGDYAGAWTKVANQSAPKDASGYDGFTYQRNSTLWMYYSYGDLHTYGPAGYTFYFFPEEGRHNSTTRLDALQQSNWLDEKTWAVIIELTTFNADVGLFCTISVIFEMSHFGIVKPSLSAHSFALPIFQQQTKAQMLMFVVVLAFLFIYVADELHTIGQEKKDYIKNISNINNLGLKIVFLLFVFLKVIKFNLGADIVKFYLLHPNDFIHFHAVSHLDQILRITMGFLAFFVVLKTLKYSQFFYNVRLAQRSILAALPGISSMALVVLVCSFVFMAFGYLVFGQHEWNYNNMIHSVQTVFSYCVSAFRDTTFSSNRLLGCLFLTSFVLVMICVLINLFLAIILSAYGDMKQPVYEEPSDEAQVVTFVLQRLRKIFYFLICKTPKTREPAHFDIPLYGQSERRHQRHLGLKKRKTDGEKMADLVI, from the coding sequence ATGGCCGCgctccttctccacctcctcctcctcctccagctgctcggctCCTGCCCCCGAGGCTTGggggcccccgctgcccgcctccagccgccgccgctgcgggtCACCTGCCGGGACCCCGAGGCACGGGTCTCCCAACGGTGGGACAGCAAGCGCCGGGTTTCGTGCCTGTGGAGCGGCACCGTGATGCTGCGCTACCGGCCCACACCGGGAGCCCAAGCAGAggcggggagggaagcggggccgCTGTCCCCACCGCGCTGCTCCTGGTACTTCGGCTCGTCCTGGGTGACCGACACGTCGCGCTGGTCGGGCCAAGTCGCGGTACCGACGGGCCTCCCCCCATCGCCCGCGGCCTCCGTCCTCCTCACGGTGCggtgctcctccacctcctgccccgcgcccggctgctcccaccgcaACGCGACCGTCGAGGTATCGGCGCAGGACGCCCGGCTCTTCGTGCTCTGGCCTCAGGCGCAGCCGCTCCGGGCCAGGCAGCCGGTAGAGCTGGGTTGGTGCTCCCGGCTGAGGAGCGAAGGTTGGCAGTACCGCTTCAGcagcccggggggcagccccgcagccctccgcctgcccagcagccagcaccgagccccgccgccgcccgccgcctaccCAACGGCCGAGCTGCGACGGACCTGCGCCGCCTACCACAGCTACCGCCTGACCGTCCGCTACGGCCACCAcgggctccacgtcgcctcggtcAGTGTCGAGCAGGTGCCTCAGCTGAACCTCAGCCTCTCTCTCCAGGTGCAGCCCGGCCCGCTGCGGCTCCTCAGCGTCCGCTCCAGGCTCCTCAGCGTCGCTCGgcagcccctcagcctctcctggaggcTTCAGCCCCTCACGCCGAGGACGCTGGCCTACAGGCTGGTGGACACGCAGGCCGTAGGAGGTTGGCTCCACTCCTACGGTTCCTTTACTCTGCAGAGCAACTTCTGTGCCGTTCCCGTAACTCAGAGCCCAGGTGAGGTGGCGGtggccagcatgtatttccacgTTGATGGAGAGAGGTTCGAGGAACTGACGGGAGATCTGCATCTACGCAACGGTACCCTGAGCCTAACCGCAGGCCGAGAAGCTCCCACCCGTGTCAACCTTCCGCTGGGGAAGACCACCTTGAGCACTCACATTGTCAGGTACCACCACGGAACATTTTACGCGACCAGAGAAAACAACAGCCCTCTTTCCGCGGACGGCCCTAACACGCACACTGTGTTCTACCAACACAAGGAGCTCTCCTACTTACTCTCCATAGAGCTGGTGGCCTTCCAGTGGTACAAGTTCAACATGCACCTTTATACGAACCAGAAGAGGGCTTTGTTTAGGCCCCTGTCAGAAAGAGACCTTGAAGTCCACGTTTTCAGCAGCGGCCGTCCTTCTTTGCCACAGAGCTTTACTTATTTAGTGTGGTTTATCCCTGCACAACACCCGATGCTACAGTGCGAGTggaccttccacctgcagctttttGGAGCGCGCAGAGACCACCTTCTCCAGAACAGCACGTACACATACAACGATCACGTCAGAAACGCCACACGTTTGGTCCGTCGCTCCGCTTTACCCTTTGATCCGGACAAATACACGGGGTTTGCGGCAAAAGTGGACTGTACCACAAGTGCACATATTCCGGCTCTTTTGGGAGTCAGAGTCAACAACTACGCTGCCAAAACCGTGGAAGCGCCGGTGGCTTGCCACCAACAAGCCTGCCACATACAAACCGTGCAGATTCAGAAACCCGTTCTCCACGCCTCTGTCCTGCGCCAGAAGAGGGCGACATCTTTTTACCTCTTTGTCAGACTGGTAGTAGACTGCAAAGTCGGTATATTCATCAAGCCCTTGTGGCGAATCTATTCCGTTCCGGACACGACCACGGTTCCCAACTGGACACAACCGATAAACTCTTCTGCGATGTACGGCGTCGATATGATCCgcctaactgttcccagttttacTCTAGATTATGGGCTGTacctgttttatttcactgtcgAGGTAACCCCGATTCGGACCACAACAGTGCTCAGGGGCTCAGATCAAGTTTATATTCAGATCGAGAGAAGCGATCTCCAGGCAGACATTGCAGGAGGCACGTTCCGCACAGTGGGTTTTTCTGATAACTGGACTCTGGATGGCTCTGCATCCAGTGATCCCGATTCACAGGAAGGACTGAAGGGAATCACATTCACTTGGTACTGCACTAAAGAGGTGTCAGACTATAAGAACATGAAACTCAGTCCAGGGAACAGGTGCCATCCAGCCCAGCGGGATTTGAAATGGTTAACATCCTCGGGTCCAgttcaagcagtgccaccagAATCGCTCCCAGGAAACACCGTATACTACTTCCGTCTCGTGATTGAAAAGGACACCAGGAGGAGTTACGCCGACCAAACTGTAGAGGTGCGGCCCGGCTCCCCACTCCTTCTGGACGTGATGTGCCTTGAAAACTGTGGTAGCACTCTAATTCCAACGGAGAGATTTGCCTTGTCTGGAAAATGCCTAAACTGCAGAacaaccagccagccagcctacTACTGGTCCCTTCTTTCACAAAACTCTACAGAAATTAGCTTTGACTGGTCTGCCAGAACGTCAACGGGCAGGTCTGGGGCTTACCTGTCTATACATGCTCTGACTTTCACAAAGACTGCACATCGATCCTACGTACTTCTGTTGAAAGTAACGACCTGGGATGGTAGGTCCTCGATCTACAGACACGCGTTTCAGGTCAATTCTCCTCCGACGGCTGGCAAATGTACCATCAGCCCACGCTGGGGTACAGCCTTTCTGACAAAATTTGTTGTTCAGTGCAGTGGATTTTCTGACAGCAATTCACCTCTGACATACAAAGTGATAGTAGCTTCCAATGTACCCAAAACCACCAAAGTAACTTCCGTGGAGGAAAATACATTTGGCACAATCCTGTACTTTGGTTATCGGCCTAAAactcctccctcttttctcccagttGGAGTGCCCTCTCAGAAGTACGCCCTGACACTTTACGTTCAAGTCCACAATTCCCTTGGGGCGTTTACCCAAGTGACTTTACAGGCCCACGTACAGAACCCACTTAACAGTCGACCGCTAGCTGTTGTGTTTCATGAACTGGTGGCCTCCGTGAACGGTTTAAGCGCACCGATGACATCTTATCTCCAGACTGGAGATTATCTTAGCGCGGGCTATTTGGCTTACGTAGCAGCCTCGGTCTTGAACTACATCAAAGGCCCACCAACTCTCCAGCTCCCTAAGGCTCAGTTTCGGGAAAGCCTGATTAGAACAGCCCTGAATATTTCAGTTGAGAGCATGATGGAAATCAACCAAGTAGTTGCTTCTCTTTCTCAAGTCACAGAGGAAGCTGACGAAGTGAACGTTACATCACAAGACCTTGCCATTGAGAAGCTGACAGAAGTAACGGGAGTGCTGAAGGTCCAGAGGAATGAGAGCCATTGGTCTGAGCAGGCAGAAATTCAGACCAGTGGAATACTAAGATGCTTGTCCAACATCCTGAGAGCCGCTCTTCTGCATCGCAGGAACATCAATGTAAGCGGAGTTAAACAAGTCTTCTCCATCATGGAAAATTTAACGGAGATAGTTTTCCAGGGCAAAgtccctggagaaacagaaactctactggaaacaaaacactggaatatCACTCTGAAGAAAGACGAAACCTGGAACCTTACAAATTCTTTCTCTACCAGAAACGCCTGCAGGAATTGCTTTTATCCATCACTGAAAAAGGGAGATTATTCAGGATCACCCGATGATGCTGTGATTTCCACTGCCCTTTATGAGTTTGATGAGAACCCCTTCCCCTGGTTAGGTTACACATCAGAAATTGCAACAATGATCTTGGGGTTCAAAATGTCAGAGACAAAGGCTAATGGCGATCTCCTAGGGATCGCGCCTGAAGGAGCAGAAATTACTATTGCTAGGAAAGACAAGGAGTCTTCAACTTTTCAGTTGGCAATGGGACCCGATAAAACACAAGCTTACACAACTGGAGGATTTAgttttgaagtcaacagaaataccAAGAGCATATACATCCAGATCCTGACGAAATTAAAAGTTGCTTTCGAGGTGCTAGTATTTACAGGTGCCAACGTCACTCGTGCTCATCCCATAGCCTcgtttgctgcttttcacaacATGCCAACAGTTGCAAGCAAAAACACGACAGCTAGCGCTGACTGTAACATTAAGGCTCCCTATATCATCTGCCTCCCAGAGTCACTGCTGACAGCCACAGCTCAAGGAAGCGATACAGACACTTGTAACATCTCCATCGTCTTGCTGGCACCCTATGTCGTACGGTATCAAACGCAGAGACTGGTGACGATACACATTTTTAGTGATCAGTGCTTATTTCTGGATGGCGTTCAAAGCCTGTGGAGAGAAGACACCTGCAGGCTTGGCTCCCTGACCGACTGGCAGAGGGTACACTGTGTCTGCAATATGAAGCGGAGTCGCAGAAGTCTGTCAGTCCACACTGGGTCAAATGCATCCTCATTCAGCATCAGGTTCCTGGCAGCCAAGGTAATAGTTACCCCCAACACAGTAGATCTAGGAAAAACCCTGATAGCAGACGTATCTAAAAACCCAGTCACCCTCTTagcagtcatctttatttttgccgTCTACTTTCTTTTGGCCCTCTGGGTCATGAGAAAAGACAgggctgacagggaaagacaagaCAAGATTATAGTTCTGGCAGACAACGACCCCTTTGATAAAGTGAGCTTTTTGGTCACTTTATACACAGGCAGTCGCTGGGGAGCTGGAACCAAAGCAGATGTCTTTCTTCAGCTCATTGGCCAGAACGGCACAAGTGATGTCCATTGTTTACGGGAcccacattttctgtctttccaacgAGGAAGCACTGATTGCTTTCTGTTAACTGCTAAAAAAGACTTGGGAGACATTTGCTCCTTCAGGGTCTGGCACAACAACAGGGGCCCATCTCCAAGCTGGTACTTAAGCAGAGCCAAAGTTGAGAATATGTCCACCGGGAAGACCTGGTTCTTTATATGCAGGAAATGGCTTTCTCTTGACAAGGGCGATCACTTACTAGAAAGGACATTTTCTGTCACAAACCCCAAGACACCTCTGCCCAAAACTGActattttttgattaattttgccaACAGCCTGATACAGGGCCATCTGTGGCTCTCGATTTTTGCTCATGGTCTCATGGGCACTTTCAGCAGGCTCCAAAGGTTGTCTTCTTGTTTAGCAATACTATTATTAAACTTGCTAGTTAACATAATCTTCTTTAATGCTGATAAGAGTGAAGAAGCTCCAAAACACTTGAGGTATCTGAGATCAATAACAGTAGGAATTGAATGTGCTTTGCTTACCCAACCTGTGGAAATGATGATAATTGCCTTATTTAAGTATTCCTCGAAGAGACCTTCTCCTCGTGGTGTGGCTCAGACAGACCCAAAGGCAAATTCACCCCTCCTGTCTGGGTATCTTAAAAACTGGAAGGAACGTTTGCAAAAATTGTACCTTTCAGAAACTTCACCACAATCGAGAAATATTAGTCCCTCGGGGAATCTTCCTGGCGCCAGCAGCCACTCACAGAGCCCACCACATTCCAGAAAGATGGGAAGCAAGGGAGGAGCTCCCCAAACCTGGAGTAATTGCACAGTTTCTGAAAGAGACGCAAATGTgattgaaacagaagagcagacgATCATTGCAAATTCCCCTCCAACGCCTAAGGTCTGCCAGACCAGGCCACCATCAAATTCCGATTTTAGTAATAATTATGCAGAAGAAGGGGgcaactttcagaaagaaaggaaaccacTGAGCATTACCTCCATGCCCTTTCACAAGAGACCGCACACAgctttttgttggtggtgtgcCTGTCTCTCGTGGGCACTAGTTATAGCTGTAACCGGGGTATCATCATTTTTCATTGTGTTATATGGTTTGTCTTACGGCTATCAGACGTCGCTAGAGTGGCTTTTGGCATCTGCAATCTCCTTCATTGAGAATGTGTGTCTCCTTTCCGTTCTAAAAACcagttttttctcagctgtgagtacaattcatccaaaatactgtgaaaacatcACGTGGTTAACTCAGGGAAAGTATTCTGAGAGCAAGTTTGCTAAAGAAATGATGAGTGCTGATGAGATGCAAGAGGTGCACTTGAAACTTGCTAAAGTCAGAGGCACTAAGCAATATAAGCCTTTAGCAGCTGATGAAATTGCAAACATGCTGAAAAGGGCAAAACTTAAAGTCAAGGCATTTACTTTCATAAAAGGTTTCACCAGTCACCTTGTCTTTTTAACGCTGCTGTTATATTTTGCCTATTCCACTGAGAACGCCAACAGTTTCCACTACAACCGATTCATCCATAACCAACTGTCTCCACAACTCTCCAGTGTAGATAAGCCAGAACATGTCTACGTGTGGGTGAAAGACTCGTTCTTGCCTTTGATCCACAATGACATTCAGCCAACCTTTCTTTCCGAGAGCTGGTCCAAAATCATCGGTTTGCCTAGGATGAGGCAAGTGCGGGCTAAGGGTactgtgaaaaactgtttccgtcctcacagctttggaaataattctgtgatcAGTAAAAGCCACTGTCTTCACAAATACGGTAGCGACATCCCAGAGAAAGGTGACTATGCTGGCGCTTGGACAAAGGTGGCCAACCAGTCTGCTCCCAAGGATGCCAGCGGTTATGATGGGTTCACCTACCAGCGGAACAGCACTCTGTGGATGTATTATTCATACGGAGATTTGCACACATACGGACCAGCAGGATACACgttttactttttccctgaagaaggaaGACACAACTCAACGACCAGGCTGGATGCTCTACAACAGAGCAACTGGCTTGATGAAAAAACGTGGGCTGTGATCATTGAACTAACTACATTTAACGCAGATGTAGGTCTCTTCTGCACCATTTCGGTCATatttgaaatgtctcattttgggATCGTAAAACCAAGTTTGTCAGCACACTCTTTCGCACTCCCCATTTTTCAGCAGCAAACCAAAGCTCAAATGTTGATGTTCGTAGTTGTGCTTGCCTTTCTGTTCATTTACGTTGCAGATGAGCTTCACACCATaggccaagaaaagaaagattatattaaaaacatttccaatatAAACAACTTAGGCTTAAAAATAgtattcctcctttttgtttttttaaaggtcataaaGTTTAATTTAGGAGCAGATATAGTGAAGTTTTACTTACTTCATCCAAatgatttcattcattttcatgcagtttctcaTTTAGATCAGATTTTAAGGATTACTATgggctttttagcattttttgtcgTTTTGAAAACTCTGAAATATTCTCAGTTCTTTTACAACGTGCGCCTGGCACAAAGATCGATCTTGGCAGCCCTTCCCGGAATCTCCTCAATGGCCCTCGTGGTGCTGGTGTGCTCCTTTGTGTTTATGGCTTTTGGCTACCTTGTGTTTGGGCAGCACGAATGGAATTACAACAACATGATTCACTCAGTTCAGACCGTATTCTCTTACTGTGTCTCAGCTTTCAGAGACACCACGTTTTCATCCAACAGGTTGCTGGGTTGTCTGTTCCTAACCTCTTTCGTGTTGGTGATGATCTGTGTCCTGATCAATCTCTTCCTAGCTATTATTCTGTCTGCCTATGGAGATATGAAACAACCCGTCTATGAAGAACCATCTGATGAAGCACAAGTGGTTACTTTTGTATTGCAAAGgctcagaaagatattttattttctgatctgtaaAACACCCAAAACCAGGGAGCCTGCCCATTTTGACATTCCACTCTATGGGCAGTCTGAGAGAAGACATCAGCGACATTtaggactgaagaagagaaaaacagatggggaaaaaatggctGATCTTGTCATATAA